GCAGCCCAGTGACATTGAGCTCCAGTTCCAGCACGCCAAGTCGCGGACGTCGGCAGCTCCCCCAGACCCCGCTTGCCCTGCAGCCTGGGGTGGCCTTTAAGACTGCCAATTCATCACCCGTGCACTTTGTGTCCAGTCAGGCGTCTCTGAGTCCCGGCCAGCTGAGCCGTGGCTTGTCAGAGCACAACTCCGTCCAGCGCAGCAGCTCCCGCCACTTTCCCTCTCCTGTCACTCGTATTAGCTCAGAACCTTTCCTGGGCCAGGGCCAGGGCCACGGTGAGGACCTGGGCAGCCTGTATGGCAGCCTCCGAGACCAGCTGGATGTCTTCCAGGATGCGGTGTCACTGTCCAGCCCCCGTGCCGGACATTCATCTCGGACCACACTGCCTCGCATTATGGGAGCCCTGTCTCCTGCTCCACAGAACCTTGGGGTCCCCAACGGGTACCACTTCAGCTTCGGGGGCAGGACCAGCCCAGGCTCTGGCTTCAGGGCATCCAGGTATTACCAGGAGGCAGAGGCAGATGAATGGTGCTAGCATGGCTTTAAAATAACCTTTAGAATGCATATTTGAGGAATTGTGATGAGTTTTATCATCTTCTTTGAAGGATTTAGTTtacattgtcattgtgtgtgttttatgctgTATTTTAATTCTAACTCGGAGAGCAACGCTtagggagaacagagagaaagctGGAAGTGGGTTATTTGAATGTGTCGTCTTTATCAAAGGACATGTAGCATTATGAAACAATAGAGTAGGCCAATATGAGGTGTCTTGCAGTAGCTGTTCTTGATTTTGCTTtgacttctgtgttttattgacACCACTATATTGACACTCAAACAGCTTTACATGATGAACACTATAGACTAGACTATACAAGAAGATTATATCTCTTGACCACCAGACCTGCTGTGTCATTCATAACTCCAGTCTGTATTTCAGGGAAACCATTCAAGTAAACAGAAGTGCtgatttattttgctgtttcaCTTCAGGGTGATTTGTTTCTAATTACTGAGCATTAAATCTTTATTCactttaatgcaaaaaaaatgagGGTCATGCATTGCGCATGCTGCTTTGCTCCAAACAGGATTCTTCAACAGGAGCAGGGGGTCTATGCAGCTAACTGTTTGGCTTAATTTTGCTAAAAGCAATTTGCAAAAAGCTgcattaattgtttttattctgcCAATTGGGGCAGGACAAATAGCTATAAACATAACATTGACATATCTTATAACATTGATAAGGCTACCATGTAAGCAAACAGTAGCCTAATTACACATacagcagacacaaagcaacaaTATCACTAACTTTGAGTTTCTGACTACCTGAGAATGTAAGTCCAGTAGTGGCTCTCCTTGTAGCTCTGGTTTGATCTCC
Above is a genomic segment from Micropterus dolomieu isolate WLL.071019.BEF.003 ecotype Adirondacks unplaced genomic scaffold, ASM2129224v1 contig_6019, whole genome shotgun sequence containing:
- the LOC123964883 gene encoding probable voltage-dependent N-type calcium channel subunit alpha-1B, giving the protein PPGEPASDPAASRERGHDRGRSHERKHHHSSTDKQRYYSCDRYCSREHCHNKSATASCAASPGEGQETTNKQGSGWVKGSPVTLSSSSSTPSRGRRQLPQTPLALQPGVAFKTANSSPVHFVSSQASLSPGQLSRGLSEHNSVQRSSSRHFPSPVTRISSEPFLGQGQGHGEDLGSLYGSLRDQLDVFQDAVSLSSPRAGHSSRTTLPRIMGALSPAPQNLGVPNGYHFSFGGRTSPGSGFRASRYYQEAEADEWC